A genomic stretch from Coffea arabica cultivar ET-39 chromosome 10c, Coffea Arabica ET-39 HiFi, whole genome shotgun sequence includes:
- the LOC113714824 gene encoding uncharacterized protein isoform X7, with product MATLLVAVRSMNQKATQRFGASPLALLLAAYSGVFVSDMIVNWLFPDFRGRQIARRNAEKREQYEMDRKASVEDTLKGHCRMREYYHRRIERLRSRIAALEEQDVATSSPVAAMENQESTRCFLSMWMLEALDRPEVGYQCLEIML from the exons ATGGCGACTTT aCTGGTTGCAGTCCGGTCCATGAATCAGAAGGCTACACAGAGATTCGGCGCTTCTCCAC TTGCCCTCTTGCTTGCCGCTTATTCTGGAGTGTTTGTCAGTGATATGATAGTGAACTG GCTCTTTCCAGATTTTCGTGGAAG GCAAATTGCCCGGCGAAATGCAGAAAAACGAGAACAGTATGAAATGGATAGAAA GGCGTCCGTAGAAGACACATTAAAGGGACACTGCAGGATGAG GGAATACTACCATCGCCGGATAGAAAGATTGCG TTCACGGATTGCTGCCCTGGAAGAGCAGGATGTCGCAACAAG TTCCCCGGTTGCTGCCATGGAAAACCAGGAAAGCACCAg ATGTTTCTTATCCATGT GGATGTTGGAGGCTTTGGACAGGCCTGAAGTTGGATATCAGTGTCTGGAAATTATGCTCTGA
- the LOC113714824 gene encoding uncharacterized protein isoform X4: MGDTDFVQGFQGSKEWINQDGDFTGCSPVHESEGYTEIRRFSTQIARRNAEKREQYEMDRKASVEDTLKGHCRMREYYHRRIERLRSRIAALEEQDVATSSPVAAMENQESTRCFLSMWMLEALDRPEVGYQCLEIML, translated from the exons ATGGGGGACACAG attttgtgCAAGGGTTCCAAGGATCAAAGGAGTGGATAAACCAAGATGGCGACTTT aCTGGTTGCAGTCCGGTCCATGAATCAGAAGGCTACACAGAGATTCGGCGCTTCTCCAC GCAAATTGCCCGGCGAAATGCAGAAAAACGAGAACAGTATGAAATGGATAGAAA GGCGTCCGTAGAAGACACATTAAAGGGACACTGCAGGATGAG GGAATACTACCATCGCCGGATAGAAAGATTGCG TTCACGGATTGCTGCCCTGGAAGAGCAGGATGTCGCAACAAG TTCCCCGGTTGCTGCCATGGAAAACCAGGAAAGCACCAg ATGTTTCTTATCCATGT GGATGTTGGAGGCTTTGGACAGGCCTGAAGTTGGATATCAGTGTCTGGAAATTATGCTCTGA
- the LOC113714824 gene encoding uncharacterized protein isoform X3, producing MGDTDFVQGFQGSKEWINQDGDFTGCSPVHESEGYTEIRRFSTLFPDFRGRQIARRNAEKREQYEMDRKASVEDTLKGHCRMREYYHRRIERLRSRIAALEEQDVATSSPVAAMENQESTRCFLSMWMLEALDRPEVGYQCLEIML from the exons ATGGGGGACACAG attttgtgCAAGGGTTCCAAGGATCAAAGGAGTGGATAAACCAAGATGGCGACTTT aCTGGTTGCAGTCCGGTCCATGAATCAGAAGGCTACACAGAGATTCGGCGCTTCTCCAC GCTCTTTCCAGATTTTCGTGGAAG GCAAATTGCCCGGCGAAATGCAGAAAAACGAGAACAGTATGAAATGGATAGAAA GGCGTCCGTAGAAGACACATTAAAGGGACACTGCAGGATGAG GGAATACTACCATCGCCGGATAGAAAGATTGCG TTCACGGATTGCTGCCCTGGAAGAGCAGGATGTCGCAACAAG TTCCCCGGTTGCTGCCATGGAAAACCAGGAAAGCACCAg ATGTTTCTTATCCATGT GGATGTTGGAGGCTTTGGACAGGCCTGAAGTTGGATATCAGTGTCTGGAAATTATGCTCTGA
- the LOC113714824 gene encoding uncharacterized protein isoform X2 has product MGDTDFVQGFQGSKEWINQDGDFTGCSPVHESEGYTEIRRFSTLFPDFRGRYNRASSLIQLWPWKYFWGTTQNNGQIARRNAEKREQYEMDRKASVEDTLKGHCRMREYYHRRIERLRSRIAALEEQDVATSSPVAAMENQESTRDVGGFGQA; this is encoded by the exons ATGGGGGACACAG attttgtgCAAGGGTTCCAAGGATCAAAGGAGTGGATAAACCAAGATGGCGACTTT aCTGGTTGCAGTCCGGTCCATGAATCAGAAGGCTACACAGAGATTCGGCGCTTCTCCAC GCTCTTTCCAGATTTTCGTGGAAGGTATAATCGAGCTTCTTCTCTCATTCAGTTGTGGCCTTGGAAGTATTTTTGGGGGACAACACAAAATAACGG GCAAATTGCCCGGCGAAATGCAGAAAAACGAGAACAGTATGAAATGGATAGAAA GGCGTCCGTAGAAGACACATTAAAGGGACACTGCAGGATGAG GGAATACTACCATCGCCGGATAGAAAGATTGCG TTCACGGATTGCTGCCCTGGAAGAGCAGGATGTCGCAACAAG TTCCCCGGTTGCTGCCATGGAAAACCAGGAAAGCACCAg GGATGTTGGAGGCTTTGGACAGGCCTGA
- the LOC113714824 gene encoding uncharacterized protein isoform X9, with the protein MATLLVAVRSMNQKATQRFGASPLALLLAAYSGVFVSDMIVNWLFPDFRGRQIARRNAEKREQYEMDRKASVEDTLKGHCRMREYYHRRIERLRSRIAALEEQDVATSSPVAAMENQESTRDVGGFGQA; encoded by the exons ATGGCGACTTT aCTGGTTGCAGTCCGGTCCATGAATCAGAAGGCTACACAGAGATTCGGCGCTTCTCCAC TTGCCCTCTTGCTTGCCGCTTATTCTGGAGTGTTTGTCAGTGATATGATAGTGAACTG GCTCTTTCCAGATTTTCGTGGAAG GCAAATTGCCCGGCGAAATGCAGAAAAACGAGAACAGTATGAAATGGATAGAAA GGCGTCCGTAGAAGACACATTAAAGGGACACTGCAGGATGAG GGAATACTACCATCGCCGGATAGAAAGATTGCG TTCACGGATTGCTGCCCTGGAAGAGCAGGATGTCGCAACAAG TTCCCCGGTTGCTGCCATGGAAAACCAGGAAAGCACCAg GGATGTTGGAGGCTTTGGACAGGCCTGA
- the LOC113714824 gene encoding uncharacterized protein isoform X1 yields MGDTDFVQGFQGSKEWINQDGDFTGCSPVHESEGYTEIRRFSTLFPDFRGRYNRASSLIQLWPWKYFWGTTQNNGQIARRNAEKREQYEMDRKASVEDTLKGHCRMREYYHRRIERLRSRIAALEEQDVATSSPVAAMENQESTRCFLSMWMLEALDRPEVGYQCLEIML; encoded by the exons ATGGGGGACACAG attttgtgCAAGGGTTCCAAGGATCAAAGGAGTGGATAAACCAAGATGGCGACTTT aCTGGTTGCAGTCCGGTCCATGAATCAGAAGGCTACACAGAGATTCGGCGCTTCTCCAC GCTCTTTCCAGATTTTCGTGGAAGGTATAATCGAGCTTCTTCTCTCATTCAGTTGTGGCCTTGGAAGTATTTTTGGGGGACAACACAAAATAACGG GCAAATTGCCCGGCGAAATGCAGAAAAACGAGAACAGTATGAAATGGATAGAAA GGCGTCCGTAGAAGACACATTAAAGGGACACTGCAGGATGAG GGAATACTACCATCGCCGGATAGAAAGATTGCG TTCACGGATTGCTGCCCTGGAAGAGCAGGATGTCGCAACAAG TTCCCCGGTTGCTGCCATGGAAAACCAGGAAAGCACCAg ATGTTTCTTATCCATGT GGATGTTGGAGGCTTTGGACAGGCCTGAAGTTGGATATCAGTGTCTGGAAATTATGCTCTGA
- the LOC113714824 gene encoding uncharacterized protein isoform X8 gives MATLLVAVRSMNQKATQRFGASPLALLLAAYSGVFVSDMIVNWQIARRNAEKREQYEMDRKASVEDTLKGHCRMREYYHRRIERLRSRIAALEEQDVATSSPVAAMENQESTRCFLSMWMLEALDRPEVGYQCLEIML, from the exons ATGGCGACTTT aCTGGTTGCAGTCCGGTCCATGAATCAGAAGGCTACACAGAGATTCGGCGCTTCTCCAC TTGCCCTCTTGCTTGCCGCTTATTCTGGAGTGTTTGTCAGTGATATGATAGTGAACTG GCAAATTGCCCGGCGAAATGCAGAAAAACGAGAACAGTATGAAATGGATAGAAA GGCGTCCGTAGAAGACACATTAAAGGGACACTGCAGGATGAG GGAATACTACCATCGCCGGATAGAAAGATTGCG TTCACGGATTGCTGCCCTGGAAGAGCAGGATGTCGCAACAAG TTCCCCGGTTGCTGCCATGGAAAACCAGGAAAGCACCAg ATGTTTCTTATCCATGT GGATGTTGGAGGCTTTGGACAGGCCTGAAGTTGGATATCAGTGTCTGGAAATTATGCTCTGA
- the LOC113714824 gene encoding uncharacterized protein isoform X5 — protein MATLLVAVRSMNQKATQRFGASPLALLLAAYSGVFVSDMIVNWLFPDFRGRYNRASSLIQLWPWKYFWGTTQNNGQIARRNAEKREQYEMDRKASVEDTLKGHCRMREYYHRRIERLRSRIAALEEQDVATSSPVAAMENQESTRCFLSMWMLEALDRPEVGYQCLEIML, from the exons ATGGCGACTTT aCTGGTTGCAGTCCGGTCCATGAATCAGAAGGCTACACAGAGATTCGGCGCTTCTCCAC TTGCCCTCTTGCTTGCCGCTTATTCTGGAGTGTTTGTCAGTGATATGATAGTGAACTG GCTCTTTCCAGATTTTCGTGGAAGGTATAATCGAGCTTCTTCTCTCATTCAGTTGTGGCCTTGGAAGTATTTTTGGGGGACAACACAAAATAACGG GCAAATTGCCCGGCGAAATGCAGAAAAACGAGAACAGTATGAAATGGATAGAAA GGCGTCCGTAGAAGACACATTAAAGGGACACTGCAGGATGAG GGAATACTACCATCGCCGGATAGAAAGATTGCG TTCACGGATTGCTGCCCTGGAAGAGCAGGATGTCGCAACAAG TTCCCCGGTTGCTGCCATGGAAAACCAGGAAAGCACCAg ATGTTTCTTATCCATGT GGATGTTGGAGGCTTTGGACAGGCCTGAAGTTGGATATCAGTGTCTGGAAATTATGCTCTGA
- the LOC113714824 gene encoding uncharacterized protein isoform X6, with protein MATLLVAVRSMNQKATQRFGASPRSFQIFVEGIIELLLSFSCGLGSIFGGQHKITDEQIARRNAEKREQYEMDRKASVEDTLKGHCRMREYYHRRIERLRSRIAALEEQDVATSSPVAAMENQESTRCFLSMWMLEALDRPEVGYQCLEIML; from the exons ATGGCGACTTT aCTGGTTGCAGTCCGGTCCATGAATCAGAAGGCTACACAGAGATTCGGCGCTTCTCCAC GCTCTTTCCAGATTTTCGTGGAAGGTATAATCGAGCTTCTTCTCTCATTCAGTTGTGGCCTTGGAAGTATTTTTGGGGGACAACACAAAATAACGGATGA GCAAATTGCCCGGCGAAATGCAGAAAAACGAGAACAGTATGAAATGGATAGAAA GGCGTCCGTAGAAGACACATTAAAGGGACACTGCAGGATGAG GGAATACTACCATCGCCGGATAGAAAGATTGCG TTCACGGATTGCTGCCCTGGAAGAGCAGGATGTCGCAACAAG TTCCCCGGTTGCTGCCATGGAAAACCAGGAAAGCACCAg ATGTTTCTTATCCATGT GGATGTTGGAGGCTTTGGACAGGCCTGAAGTTGGATATCAGTGTCTGGAAATTATGCTCTGA
- the LOC113714824 gene encoding uncharacterized protein isoform X10 — MATLLVAVRSMNQKATQRFGASPLALLLAAYSGVFVSDMIVNWQIARRNAEKREQYEMDRKASVEDTLKGHCRMREYYHRRIERLRSRIAALEEQDVATSSPVAAMENQESTRDVGGFGQA; from the exons ATGGCGACTTT aCTGGTTGCAGTCCGGTCCATGAATCAGAAGGCTACACAGAGATTCGGCGCTTCTCCAC TTGCCCTCTTGCTTGCCGCTTATTCTGGAGTGTTTGTCAGTGATATGATAGTGAACTG GCAAATTGCCCGGCGAAATGCAGAAAAACGAGAACAGTATGAAATGGATAGAAA GGCGTCCGTAGAAGACACATTAAAGGGACACTGCAGGATGAG GGAATACTACCATCGCCGGATAGAAAGATTGCG TTCACGGATTGCTGCCCTGGAAGAGCAGGATGTCGCAACAAG TTCCCCGGTTGCTGCCATGGAAAACCAGGAAAGCACCAg GGATGTTGGAGGCTTTGGACAGGCCTGA